In Elaeis guineensis isolate ETL-2024a chromosome 1, EG11, whole genome shotgun sequence, a genomic segment contains:
- the LOC105039178 gene encoding rac-like GTP-binding protein 3: MSSSASRFIKCVTVGDGAVGKTCMLICYTSNKFPTDYIPTVFDNFSANVVVDGTTVNLGLWDTAGQEDYNRLRPLSYRGADVFVLAFSLVSRASYENVLKKWIPELQHYAPGVPVVLVGTKLDLREDKHYLSDHPGMIPVTTAQGEELRKQIGAANYIECSSKTQQNVKAVFDSAIKVVIQPPQKQKEKKKKKPRRGCSLLNILCGRKLVCFK; the protein is encoded by the exons ATGTCTTCCAGTGCTTCCCGGTTCATCAAATGCGTCACCGTTGGCGACGGCGCCGTCGGGAAGACCTGCATGCTTATCTGCTACACCAGCAACAAGTTCCCGAct GACTACATTCCGACGGTGTTCGATAACTTCAGCGCCAATGTTGTTGTTGATGGAACCACTGTGAATTTAGGCCTCTGGGACACAGCGG GGCAAGAGGATTACAATAGATTGAGGCCTCTGAGTTACCGAGGGGCGGACGTCTTTGTGCTGGCTTTCTCGCTGGTGAGCCGAGCGAGCTATGAAAATGTTCTGAAGAAG TGGATACCTGAGCTTCAGCATTATGCGCCTGGAGTCCCTGTGGTGTTGGTCGGCACCAAATTAG ATCTTCGTGAAGATAAGCATTATCTGTCAGACCATCCTGGCATGATACCTGTTACTACTGCTCAG GGAGAGGAACTCCGTAAGCAAATAGGTGCTGCAAATTATATAGAGTGTAGCTCAAAAACTCAACAG AATGTTAAAGCAGTGTTTGATTCTGCCATCAAGGTAGTTATTCAGCCTCCACAAAaacagaaggaaaagaagaagaaaaagccacGACGTGGATGTTCACTATT